Genomic window (Candidatus Scalindua japonica):
TACCTTTAAACATCATATGTTCAAACAGGTGAGATGCGCCTGTTATTCCCGGACGCTCATTTACTGAACCAACTTTGTAAACGATTCTGAGTGAGACTATTGGAACATCGTGTTTCTCCAACATTAACAATTTAATACCGTTATCCAGTTTGTGCTCTTTTACATCAAGTTTCAGCTTTTGGCCAAAGGCGTTTGCACAAAAAAAGAGTATTACTGAGATAACAATAATTTTTGTTCTGAACTTCTTCATCAAAAAGATCTCCTCTCTTATAATTTATATCCGGCAGTGAATAGGAGTATACATGAATTTACACTTCTTTTATTCTTATCAAGCTGCTAAATACTGCTACAATAGTTTCACAAAGAAAGTTCCAATCAAGTTATGAAAACTACCTGTAATCCTTCATATTGATAAAAAGTAAAGCTGAAAAATACTTGATAACCGGACAAATTAATCATCATACCAGAACCCGCATTTATCCTTAAGATGTGAAAAGTGATCTCTCACGCTGAATGGATATAACTTACACATATGAGGCCTGCGATCATGTTCTTTACATATTGCATAGCCACTTTCGTCAAACAAGAGGCTGGGGCATCGTATTGAAGTATGGCAGCAACCGCCACATCGTTTACACTCTCCTTTTCTTGTCTCTACTGAATGAGCTACTTCTTTTTTGTTAAAGAAGTAATAAAACCTTCGCCATATCTGATGTTTTAAAGACAGAAAAAAGATATCAATTTTTTGCAAAATACACTCCCTCCTTTTTTAAAGTGTTATTTTAATAACTTTATTGATTAAATCAAATAAAAACATTGACAGACACCTGCTCGTGTGATATATCATAATGTTTAAATTCTTTAGATAAAAGAAACAGTATTAATACTTTCATAATCAATTTTTTGACATTTAACTTATAACCATGACTAAAACTTTTCTAGCAAAGAAAGAAGACCTACAAAGAGATTGGCATGTTATTGATGCCACAGATAAAGTCCTGGGAAGAATGGCAAGTCGAATTGCCATGATACTTCAGGGAAAAACAAAGCCTATATACACACCGCATGTTGACACCGGTGATTTTGTTATTGTAACCAATGCGAAGAAAATAAAATTAACAGGTAACAAAATGAATGATAAGGTTTATTACACTCATTCAGGTTACCCCGGAGGGTTCAAGGAGCATCCTATAAAAAAATGGATGGAAAAACATCCTGATAGAATAGTAAATTTAGCAGTAAAAAGAATGTTACCAAAAACAAAGCTCGGAAGTGCCATGTTAAAAAAATTAAAGGTTTATGCCGGCCCTGACCATTCTCACGAGGCCCAGCAGCCAAAAATTCTGGAAATTTAAATTACTATAAGGAAACAAAATGACTGACGAAACAAAATTCATTTGGGGCACTGGCAGACGCAAAACTTCTGTGGCAAGGGCCAGAATAAGAAAAGGTACCGGAAAATTTATTGTAAACCGTAGAGAACTGAGTGATTACTTTGGCAGGGATCGTGATCAATTTGTAGCCCAACAACCATTAAAAACCACAAAAACAGACGGGCAATATGATGTTTTCATAAATGTCCAGGGCGGAGGCTTAACAGGTCAGGCCGGAGCAATTTCGCTGGGCATATCAAGAGCTCTTTTTAAAGCAGATCAGGAACTTGCAGAGAGCCTGAGGGGTGCCAGTCTCTTGACGCGAGACAGCAGGATGAAAGAGCGGAAAAAATACGGCAAGAAAGGTGCAAGAGCAAGCTTCCAGTGGACAAAAAGATAACAGCTTATTTATTTTTATTTAAAGATAGTAGCCAATTTGTTTTCTAATAGAACTTAGTTGTCAGCTTTAAATATTCATTTAGTTCCACGTTATAGAGCATCCAACCATTTTATTGCTGACACGGCGGGCCCCCTCTAATTAACGCTCCTCACAGTATACGGGCTTTATGCAATAGCCGAAAGCACCAACTAACAGCCTCAATGGATTCTACATCTACTACTCTACTTCTTTGCCCCCAACCGAGATTACAAAATTTCCCACTCAAATCTGCTTGTAAAAAATCGCCTCCATATATTTACACCTATTATATTGGCAGCCACAAAGCGGCGGCCAATGTCCAGGATGAGGAATTCACCATTGCCAGGTTTTTCGTTAACTCGAAAGTTGGCAACAGATTGAGCAGATGCAAGAAGAAACACTCCAGATCCTGGACAATGTCATCAGAATAGACATAGCCCCTTGTTTTCGTCAATCACCGAATATAGTTTGAAGCTTGCCATCAAACACCTACTCTGTAAAACCGGCTCCGCCCATGAAGAAATTGTCTGGGGCAGTAAAACATTCGGATACCGCAAAATAATATAAGACATGTCATAGGCTTGCCTGAAAAATTACATTGTCAAGAAGAATTGACACAATAAATCCCATACCAACCACAACCAGTATTTTTACAACTTTTCCTTCAATTGCCACCAGTATTTTTGTCTTTATATATCTTGTCCACTGCCACATCATAATCGGTCGCCACATTCATCCTGTCAAATTCTTTACGGAGAACACGGTGGCAATGACTGCAGGATTGTTTTAACGCTCTTAATCGCGGAACAGTTCCATCAAAATCTTTCTCCTTACACGTTTTAGTAATCCTTGCCAGCTGATCTTTAAACATCTCTTGAAGCTCAAAAAAGTCTTCCGGGATTTCATCACTGGATAGATCCAGCGCACCAAAAGATTTCTCTATATTAGCACACAAAGCCTCAGCATCAGCCCAATCACCTTCACCCATTTTACGTGTAAGTAGAGTTGTATCGCTCTTTATCTGTTTCATATGTTCTTTAAATCCAAGTTTAGTGTACCATTGAGCATTTTCATCACTATCATTCCCGACTATCTGCTCCTCTACCTTTCCACAAGACAGGACAAAGATTAAACCAATTATTGAAAACTTCAAAATATTTCTCGTAAATTTATTGCTATGTATTTCCATGATGTAAATAAATCCTTCCTACTAAAATAATATGTTTGTTAATTATGCGTTGCGAACACACGAAGAACAGGAGAGTTTATCATTATCTCCTGTAACAAAGATATGCCGGAACATTGGATACTGCCATGGTAAATACATTTATCATATAGTTACCAGAAATATATCCATTGTTAATAATACTTTACAAATACCCTTATAACCCATTTTACAAGAAAGGCTACATTTTGTCATAGACAAAATGTAGCCCCTTGCTATTAACAGCTAACTTAATACCGCTTATTAATCAAATACAAACTGTTCAATCTAGAAAAGTCCCTTAACCCTGCCGGTTTCCACATCAACATCCACACGTCTGTAAGCAGGGTCTGAGCAGGTACCCGGCATGAGTTTCACTGTACCGGCAAATGGTACCACAAACCCGGCCCCTTTGAACGTTAGCACCTCCTGGATATTCAATCTCCAACCCTTCGGAGCACCCTTGAGCATTGGGTTATCCGTGAGGGAAAGATGTGTCTTAGCCATACATATTCCAAGCTTGGAAACTTCCGGATCAACGTCCATCGCCTTGATCTTTGCCTGAGCAGTCGGAGAGTAGTCCACTCCATCAGCACCGTAAACCTCTGTGGCAATCATATTTATACGCTCGCTCAATGGGGTTTCCAGCTCATAGAGAAACTTGAAGTTGTTCTCATCGTTACATGCATCTACCACGGCATCAGCCAGTTCCAGTGCCCCTTCTCCTCCTTTTTCCCAATGCTTGGAGAGAGCAACACGTGCTCCGGCATCTTCTACCACCTTTCGTACCGCATTTACCTCATTATCCGTATCGGTATAGAAGTGATTTATACAGACCACAGGGTTTATACCAGCCTTCTTTACCACATTAATAAGGTGGAGTAGATTCGTTTCCGCCCCTTTCACAGCAAATTCAACGTTCTCTTCCTTGTAAACTGGGTCCAGAGGATGTCCAGGAACAGGAATCGGAGCACCACCATGGCTTTTAAGCGCCCTGATAGTGGCAACAAGAACCGCTGCATGAGGCTTGTTTCCTGAGAAACGGCATTTCAGGTTCCAGAATTTTTCAAATCCTATATCTGCTCCAAAACCGGATTCAGTTACATTATAATCACCCAACTTCAGCCCAAGCCTGTCTGCTACAATCGAGGATTGGCCAATGGCAATATTGGCAAATGGCCCTGCATGGACTAATACCGGCTGGCCTTCAATGGTCTGCATCAGGTTTGGATTAAGCGCTTCAACCATCCACGCAGTCATAGCACCATCAACTTCTATATCGGCAGTTGTAACAGGTTTGCCTGATTTATCGTAAGCCAGCACTATTTTACTCATCCTCTCACGCATATCCTTCAGATCTTTTGCAACTGAGAGTATAGCCATAATCTCGGAAGATACAGCAATGGCAAACCCTGACTGCATCATAAACCCATCCATCTTTCCGCCTATACCGATAGTGATATCCCTGAGCGCCTGTGCACAAAAATCTATAATCCACTTGAAATTAATATTATATGGATCAATATTAAGACGTTTCAGATTCCGTTTTGCAAGCTGTTCGTCGTTATAGTTAAACTCATGCTGTATCCTGGATGTAAGCGCCACCATGCCCAGGTTATGCGCGTTCATTATCGCGTTAATATCCCCTGTCAGTCCCAGAGAAAAAGGAGTTAGCGGGATACATTGAGAAAGCCCGCCACCAGCGGCAGAACCCTTAATATTCATAGTAGGTCCGCCTGAAGGTTGACGAATAGCGCCTATAACATTTTTGCCTCTTTTTCCCAAACCCTGTACCAGACCCATAGTGGTAGTAGACTTTCCTTCACCCAGAGGAGTCGGGGTGATTGCAGTCACATCTACATATTTCCCATCCGGTTTACTTTCCAGCCGCTTAATTGCCTTGTTAAAATCAATTTTTGCCACATAGTGCCCGTGAGGAAGCAGTTCATCCTTCTCAATACCCAGCTGCTCAGCTAACTGATAAACAGTCTTCATCCCGGCTTCAGAATCTTCCGCTATTTCCCAATCCGCATGTTTGGTCGGATCCAATGCCATAATAATTTACCCTCCTTTTAGATTATAAACTAATAAACTAATACATTCTGCAAATTATACAACAAACTAACATTTATTAACTAAACGCAATAAATTATTGTTATCATTTTTCAAAATACGACGAAAATGTCAACATTTGCAACTGCAAAGACAATAAACCTTTCAATTATATTGATAAAATTTCCAGGGTCAAGAAATATATATATTACACGACATTTACGAGGTATTGAAAATTGCATAAAACTTACCGCAGACTAATGATAACTATCTACAAGGCAATAATACTTCCAACATAACCCATGGTGATATTACGAACCAGAGGATGAAAACGAATCGAGTCGATTCTAACATTAGCTTATGGCACACTTTAATATAATTAAAAAGTGATTAATTATTTTTCCTGAAAGCCCACTATTCACAGTAGAATTATTGTACAATTATTAGACATTAAACTCTTTGGATAAATTTCTTGTAATATAACAA
Coding sequences:
- a CDS encoding formate--tetrahydrofolate ligase; amino-acid sequence: MALDPTKHADWEIAEDSEAGMKTVYQLAEQLGIEKDELLPHGHYVAKIDFNKAIKRLESKPDGKYVDVTAITPTPLGEGKSTTTMGLVQGLGKRGKNVIGAIRQPSGGPTMNIKGSAAGGGLSQCIPLTPFSLGLTGDINAIMNAHNLGMVALTSRIQHEFNYNDEQLAKRNLKRLNIDPYNINFKWIIDFCAQALRDITIGIGGKMDGFMMQSGFAIAVSSEIMAILSVAKDLKDMRERMSKIVLAYDKSGKPVTTADIEVDGAMTAWMVEALNPNLMQTIEGQPVLVHAGPFANIAIGQSSIVADRLGLKLGDYNVTESGFGADIGFEKFWNLKCRFSGNKPHAAVLVATIRALKSHGGAPIPVPGHPLDPVYKEENVEFAVKGAETNLLHLINVVKKAGINPVVCINHFYTDTDNEVNAVRKVVEDAGARVALSKHWEKGGEGALELADAVVDACNDENNFKFLYELETPLSERINMIATEVYGADGVDYSPTAQAKIKAMDVDPEVSKLGICMAKTHLSLTDNPMLKGAPKGWRLNIQEVLTFKGAGFVVPFAGTVKLMPGTCSDPAYRRVDVDVETGRVKGLF
- the rplM gene encoding 50S ribosomal protein L13, translating into MTKTFLAKKEDLQRDWHVIDATDKVLGRMASRIAMILQGKTKPIYTPHVDTGDFVIVTNAKKIKLTGNKMNDKVYYTHSGYPGGFKEHPIKKWMEKHPDRIVNLAVKRMLPKTKLGSAMLKKLKVYAGPDHSHEAQQPKILEI
- the rpsI gene encoding 30S ribosomal protein S9 translates to MTDETKFIWGTGRRKTSVARARIRKGTGKFIVNRRELSDYFGRDRDQFVAQQPLKTTKTDGQYDVFINVQGGGLTGQAGAISLGISRALFKADQELAESLRGASLLTRDSRMKERKKYGKKGARASFQWTKR